In the genome of Deltaproteobacteria bacterium, the window GGCGCCTGCTGTCGCCGGTGTGGGTCCCGGCGACGGTCGCGCTGATGCGCTTCGGGATGCGCTGGCGCATCGAGGGCCTGGCGGCGGCGCGTCGGGAGTACCGGAGTCTCTGGGACGCTCGCGACGGACCGCTGCTCGTGTGTGCGAACCATCTCACCATGATCGACTCGGCACTCATCGCCTGGGCGCTCGGCTCGCCCGGGTGGTTTCTCGCCCACTACCGGGCGCTGCCGTGGAACGTGCCGGAGCGACGGAACTTCGGCGGGTCGCTCGCGTCGCGGCTCCTCGTCTACCTGATGAAATGTGTGCCGGTGACGCGCGGCGGGGACCGCGCCGAGGTGGCCGGCGCGCTCGGCCGCCTCGTTCACCTGCTGGGCCGCGGAGACGCGGTGCTCGTTTTTCCCGAGGGCGGCCGGAGCCGCAGCGGCCGGGTGGACGTCGAGAACGCCACCTACGGGGTGGGGCGGATGATCGGTGAGCTGCCGCGGTGCCGGGTCCTCTGCGTGTATCTCCGTGGGGAGCACCAGGACGGGTTCAGCGACCTGCCGGCGCGGGGCGAGCGCTTCCACGTGCGGCTCGGGGCGGTTCGGCCGATGTCGGACCAGAAGGGGATGCGCCGCGCCCGCGACCTGGCGCAGCAGGTCATGCGCACGCTCGCGCAGCTCGAGCAGAGGCATTTCGATGATCGGCAATGACGTCGTCGACCTCGGCGATCCGGAATGCCGCGCCGAGGGTCGTCACCCGCGCTTCGACGGCCGTGTCTTCGACGAAGCAGAACGCGCGCTGATCGAGACGAGCGGGCAGCCGGAGCGCATCCGCTGGCTCCTGTGGGCCGCGAAGGAGAGCGCCTACAAGGCCGCGCGGAAGGAGGATCCGCGGACGGTCTTCACGCCGTCGCGCTTCCACGCCGAACGGCACGCCGACGAGCGGCTGACCGTGAGCCTCGGCGACCGCCGGTTTCTCGTCGACGTCGGCGTGGGTGTGGAGCACCTCCACGCGGTGGCGCGCGGGGCGGACGATCCGCCGGCCACCACGCACGGCGCCGTCGCGAGGCTTCCGGAGCAGGCGACGGGGAGCGAGGCGGTCCGCCAGCTCGCCATCGCGACGCTCTCGCGCCTTCTGGGCATCGCCCCCGAGGAGCTCGCCATCCGTCGCGAGGGGCGCATCCCTGCGCTCTGGCTCCGCGGTCGCCCGAGCCCCGTCGACCTGTCCCTGTCGCATCACGGGCGGTTCGTGGCCTTCGCCTGCAGGTTCCCGTGACGCATCCGATCCACTGTCTCGGCATCGTGAACCGCGGCGAGGCCGCCATGCGGTGCGTGCGTGCGGTCCGCGCGCTGCGCGCTCGCGAGGGGTCCGGTTTGCGGGCGGTCGTCCTCTACACCGACGTGGATCGCGACGCCCCCTTCGTGCGCCACGCCGACGGGGCGGTGCGGCTGCCGGCGCTGGCGGGCGAGGTCCGGGCCTATCTCGACCACGACCGGGTGATCGCGGCGCTCCGCCGCGCGGGCGCCGACGCGGTCTGGCCCGGCTGGGGATTCGTGGCGGAGGACCCCGTGTTCGCCGACCGGGTGGTCACGGAGGGCATGCGGTTCCTCGGCCCGTCGGGCGACGCGATGCGGGCGCTCGGCGACAAGGTCGCCGCCAAGCAGCTCGCGGAACGGGCCGGCGTGCCCGTGACGCCGTGGAGCGGCGGCGTCGTCGACGACGAGGCCGTGGCCGTCGGCTTCGCCGAGCGCCTCGGTTACCCCCTCGTCGTGAAAGCGGCCGCGGGCGGCGGCGGGCGCGGGATCCGGGTCGTCGAGGACGCGGCGGCCCTGCCGGCGGCGTTCCGCTCGGCGGCGGCCGAGGCCCGCGCGGCCTTCGGGGACGGACGCCTGTTCCTCGAGCGCAAGGTCTCCGGCGCACGCCACGTCGAGGTGCAGATCGCCGCCGACGCGCACGGCCATGTGCTGGCCCTCGGCGCGCGGGACTGCTCCGTTCAGCGCCGCCACCAGAAGCTGATCGAGGAGGCGCCACCGCCGGGGCTCGAGCCGTCGCTCCTCGCCCGGCTGGCGGCGGCCGCCGTGCGGCTGGCGCGGGAGGTCGGATACGTCGGCCTCGGCACCGTGGAGTTCCTGGTCGCCGGCGCCGACGCGCACTTCCTGGAGATGAACCCGCGCCTGCAGGTGGAGCACGGCATCACGGAGGCGATCACCGGGATCGACCTGGTCGAGCTTCAGATCCGCATCGCCCGCGGGGAGAGCCTCGCTGGGCTCGATCCGTGCGAGCGGGGCGTCGCCATCGAGGCGCGCGTCTGCGCCGAGGACCCCGATGCCGCCTTCGTGCCGGCGCCGGGCCGCATCGCGCGCTT includes:
- a CDS encoding 1-acyl-sn-glycerol-3-phosphate acyltransferase yields the protein MQLGRRDRLGLAVQRAVGRLLSPVWVPATVALMRFGMRWRIEGLAAARREYRSLWDARDGPLLVCANHLTMIDSALIAWALGSPGWFLAHYRALPWNVPERRNFGGSLASRLLVYLMKCVPVTRGGDRAEVAGALGRLVHLLGRGDAVLVFPEGGRSRSGRVDVENATYGVGRMIGELPRCRVLCVYLRGEHQDGFSDLPARGERFHVRLGAVRPMSDQKGMRRARDLAQQVMRTLAQLEQRHFDDRQ
- a CDS encoding 4-phosphopantetheinyl transferase family protein, whose amino-acid sequence is MIGNDVVDLGDPECRAEGRHPRFDGRVFDEAERALIETSGQPERIRWLLWAAKESAYKAARKEDPRTVFTPSRFHAERHADERLTVSLGDRRFLVDVGVGVEHLHAVARGADDPPATTHGAVARLPEQATGSEAVRQLAIATLSRLLGIAPEELAIRREGRIPALWLRGRPSPVDLSLSHHGRFVAFACRFP